Proteins co-encoded in one Bacillus paramycoides genomic window:
- a CDS encoding stage V sporulation protein AE, translating to MRRRVILVTDGDEYAKRTIELLTKEFGGRCISASQSNPTKLTGKKVVELIMQTPYDPVFVMFDDSGFIGEGSGEKALKYVATHKQIDVLGILAVASNTHHWEWARVDVNVDRNGNLTEYGVDKFGLPDGEIGRISGDTIYCLDDLNVPVIVGIGDIGKMCGNDEWERGSPITKKAIQLILERSGFYDEA from the coding sequence ATGAGACGAAGGGTTATTTTGGTCACAGATGGAGATGAATATGCAAAGCGAACAATTGAGCTTTTAACGAAGGAATTTGGGGGAAGGTGTATTTCGGCGTCACAAAGTAATCCAACCAAATTGACAGGGAAGAAAGTTGTTGAGCTTATTATGCAAACGCCATATGACCCTGTATTTGTCATGTTTGATGACAGCGGATTTATTGGAGAAGGATCTGGTGAAAAAGCTTTAAAATATGTAGCCACGCATAAACAAATTGATGTACTTGGGATTTTGGCAGTAGCGTCTAATACACATCATTGGGAATGGGCACGCGTAGATGTAAATGTAGATCGGAATGGGAACTTAACGGAATATGGTGTTGATAAATTTGGACTTCCAGATGGTGAAATTGGCAGAATTAGCGGAGATACAATTTATTGTTTAGATGATTTAAATGTGCCTGTCATCGTTGGAATTGGTGATATTGGTAAGATGTGTGGAAACGATGAATGGGAGAGAGGATCACCAATTACTAAAAAAGCAATTCAGTTAATCTTGGAAAGGAGTGGGTTTTATGACGAAGCCTAA
- the spoVAE gene encoding stage V sporulation protein AE gives MDFIYAFLVGGAICVIGQILLDFAKLTPAHLMATFVVIGAVLDGFGLYDKLIKFAGAGATVPITSFGHSLLHGAMHAAEKHGYIGIGIGMFSLTSAGISAAILFSFFVALICKPKG, from the coding sequence ATTTCTTGTAGGAGGCGCTATTTGTGTCATTGGACAAATATTATTAGATTTCGCAAAGTTAACACCAGCTCATTTGATGGCTACCTTTGTAGTCATAGGAGCAGTGTTAGATGGATTCGGATTGTACGATAAGCTTATAAAGTTTGCTGGTGCTGGTGCGACAGTTCCTATTACAAGTTTTGGACATTCACTATTACACGGAGCAATGCATGCGGCGGAAAAACACGGATATATAGGGATTGGTATAGGTATGTTTAGTTTAACGTCTGCAGGCATTTCTGCAGCGATATTATTTTCATTTTTTGTAGCACTTATATGTAAACCGAAAGGATAA